The following proteins are co-located in the Scomber scombrus chromosome 2, fScoSco1.1, whole genome shotgun sequence genome:
- the LOC133985973 gene encoding stromal interaction molecule 2-like, whose amino-acid sequence MVVSPPCMSEADRYSLEALRSIHQMMDDDQDGGIEVEESVEFIIEDMKQQQTNKHSNLHREDQHITVEELWRGWKSSDVHNWTQEEVLRWLKDFVELPQYEKNFKDFKVNGNTLPRIAANEPSFLSVQLKIQDQRDKQKLTIKALDVVLFGPTTRPPHNYMKDLLLIVSVVMGVGGCWFAQAQNKTSKIHINKMIKDLDSLQRAEQSLIDLQEQLERAQEEKRNVAEEKQNLEEKMRDEIMGAQEEAYRLHELRQGAVSELSRLRYAEEELVQVRGALKQAEKDMLASWTFSEVLQRWLQLTHEVEVQYYNVKKHGAELQLASAKEEAERIKKKRSSVFGTLHVAHSSSLDQVDHKIMEAKNALCDVTACLRERLHRWQHIERICGFNIIRNPGLANLTAQLYSDSHAMGLPRVPQSSFSCRSSVHGSLEDLLEESASPILSQMPVSPMKRSPRPRGSTICRSRRSGVITQPTATMISTDPDLIIPIRAPYPCFDEDEELLLKSLNKQDSLEMYSDAEYISSSPISKMYPSPTVDTSSRRLYHDETESLAEEVDAGIESPVRKVSVGELEASLDVSCRKMTQDKVLDTSSEIPSLKMSKEECLIEATSQKRSRDRSEVPMDVTVRKGLASELDAEFTAKKVERDTVGDLMDTASRNIYREISDLPLDVRKILWDELEASNVAPGKIPRDVMGASMDSASRKMIRDEFERPFDSVSRRITRDSMGVSLDSASRKLPWNKGEYQIDSSMRAMAMDKTAEIARTPSRRISRDELEYCADAASIKMLPKEQFEAHVDTTSSKEKQEFGSEPSTSRRTLRDELEMSVGSLRRRLPRIPRDNTDSSTDMPTGKISRDRVDVHMEIPEKSIMREELGASGSGSSTGRIGQPDLTAPSLVPWKSSSDLFAIGPLSQLVYDGILEKSCSSLATSTTSLSAPTPNLQQSKLTEVQPPLPPARVAVPSPASPHEIKEEKNKEKEKSKKSLKLKNLFKKKNEPTSEKLQSGLQKL is encoded by the exons TTCATCATTGAAgacatgaagcagcagcaaacCAACAAACACAGCAACCTGCACAGAGAAGACCAGCACATTACAGTTGAGGAGCTCTGGAGGGGTTGGAAATCATCTGacg TACATAATTGGACTCAAGAGGAGGTGCTTCGCTGGCTGAAGGACTTTGTTGAGTTGCCACAGTATGAGAAGAACTTTAAAGACTTTAAGGTCAATGGAAACACACTCCCCAG GATTGCAGCCAATGAGCCTTCATTTCTGAGTGTCCAATTGAAAATTCAGGaccagagagacaaacagaagcTCACCATCAAAGCTCTGGACGTAGTACTGTTTGGGCCAACTACAC GTCCTCCTCACAACTACATGAAGGACCTGTTGCTAATTGTATCAGTGGTGATGGGAGTTGGGGGCTGTTGGTTTGCTCAAGCCCAAAACAAAACCAGCAAGATCCACATAAACAAGATGATTAAAGATCTGGATAGTCTGCAGAGGGCTGAACAGAGCCTCATAGATCTACAGGAACA ACTAGAGCGAGCCCAGGAAGAGAAACGTAATGTAGCGGAGGAGAAACAGAACCTGGAGGAGAAGATGAGGGATGAAATTATGGGGGCACAGGAGGAGGCGTACCGTCTGCACGAGCTGAGGCAGGGAGCTGTCAGTGAGCTCAGTCGCCTACGATATGCAGAGGAAGAGCTGGTGCAG GTTCGTGGAGCACTGAAACAGGCAGAAAAAGACATGCTAGCTAGCTGGACTTTCTCAGAAGTTCTCCAGCGGTGGCTCCAGTTGACACATGAGGTGGAAGTCCAGTACTACAATGTCAAAAAGCATGGTGCAGAACTACAGCTTGCCTCTGCCAAGGAAGAG GCAGAGAGGATTAAGAAAAAGAGGAGTTCTGTGTTTGGAACTCTCCATGTAGCCCATAGCTCCTCTCTAGACCAGGTTGACCACAAGATCATGGAGGCAAA GAATGCCTTGTGTGACGTAACAGCCTGCCTACGGGAGCGGCTCCATCGCTGGCAGCATATTGAGAGAATCTGTGGCTTCAACATAATCAGAAATCCTGGCCTTGCAAACCTCACAGCTCAGCTCTACTCAGACTCACATGCCATGGGGTTGCCCCGAGTGCCCCAGTCATCTTTTTCATGTCGCAGCTCGGTCCATGGATCTCTAGAGGATCTGTTAGAAGAGTCTGCTTCGCCAATCTTATCACAGATGCCAG TTTCACCAATGAAACGCTCTCCTCGACCTCGGGGTTCCACCATATGTCGGTCACGTCGTTCTGGTGTCATCACTCAGCCAACAGCCACCATGATCTCCACAGACCCCGACCTTATCATCCCGATCCGAGCTCCCTACCCTTGCtttgatgaggatgaggagctCTTGCTCAAAAGCCTTAATAAACA AGACTCACTAGAGATGTACTCAGATGCAGAATATATCAGCTCATCTCCTATAAGCAAAATGTACCCGAGTCCCACTGTTGACACCTCCTCTAGAAGGCTCTACCATGATGAAACTGAATCGCTTGCAGAAGAAGTAGACGCTGGTATTGAATCTCCAGTTCGCAAAGTTTCTGTAGGAGAGCTAGAGGCTTCTCTAGATGTTTCCTGCAGAAAGATGACACAAGACAAAGTGTTAGATACTTCTTCAGAAATCCCTTCTTTGAAGATGTCCAAGGAAGAGTGTTTGATTGAGGCTACGTCACAGAAGAGATCGCGAGACAGGAGCGAAGTTCCCATGGATGTTACAGTTAGAAAGGGGCTTGCCAGTGAGTTAGATGCAGAATTTACAGCTAAGAAAGTAGAAAGAGATACAGTAGGGGATTTGATGGACACTGCTTCAAGGAATATATACAGAGAAATAAGTGATTTACCACTGGATGTCAGAAAGATTCTTTGGGATGAATTAGAAGCATCAAATGTTGCACCTGGTAAGATACCAAGAGATGTGATGGGCGCTTCAATGGACAGTGCCTCAAGAAAAATGATACGAGATGAGTTTGAGCGCCCATTTGACTCAGTATCCAGAAGAATTACAAGAGATTCAATGGGAGTTTCCCTAGACTCAGCTTCTCGAAAGCTTCCATGGAATAAAGGGGAATATCAGATTGATTCCTCCATGAGGGCAATGGCAATGGACAAAACAGCTGAGATTGCTAGAACACCATCAAGGAGGATATCAAGAGATGAGCTGGAATATTGTGCAGATGCTGCTTCCATAAAGATGCTACCCAAAGAGCAATTTGAAGCACATGTGGACACCACATCCTCCAAAGAAAAGCAAGAGTTTGGCTCAGAACCATCAACAAGTAGGAGGACTCTCAGAGATGAACTTGAGATGTCTGTGGGCTCTCTCAGAAGGAGACTACCAAGAATACCAAGAGATAACACTGACAGTTCGACAGACATGCCCACTGGAAAGATATCCCGTGATAGAGTTGATGTACACATGGAAATACCTGAAAAATCAATAATGAGGGAGGAGTTGGGAGCATCTGGATCAGGCTCATCTACAGGAAGAATTGGACAACCAGACCTTACAGCACCCTCCCTGGTGCCATGGAAGTCATCATCAGACCTTTTCGCCATTGGCCCATTGAGCCAGCTTGTGTACGACGGAATCCTGGAGAAGTCCTGCTCTTCCTTGGCTACATCCACAACCAGCCTCTCTGCCCCAACCCCCAACCTGCAACAGAGCAAGCTAACAGAGGTGCAGCCACCATTGCCACCAGCAAGAGTTGCTGTCCCATCTCCTGCATCACCCCATGAGATTAAAGAGGAGAAGaacaaggaaaaagaaaaaagcaaaaaatcccTAAAgctaaaaaatctttttaaaaagaaaaatgagccaACCTCAGAGAAGCTTCAAAGTGGTCTTCAGAAACTCTGA